The following are encoded together in the Phyllopteryx taeniolatus isolate TA_2022b chromosome 21, UOR_Ptae_1.2, whole genome shotgun sequence genome:
- the LOC133471445 gene encoding transcription termination factor 1, mitochondrial: MASRFKAIIGLHRLFSLQKAFKCVTVQCATVFPLRRFNSVTPNENEPKASVNPENESLLENLNLLGVDVKMARKRQPGVFRRVFTNEQCLAKFLQGKGASRQTVASIISRYPRAITRSLEYLEQRWQLWRNIFQTDEEIVSILDRSPESFFRSSDNSKLEKNIAYLSSLKLSNKDLHRLLATAPRTFSNSLELNRQMVEFLEDVCVELGGTGPEEFAKAIISRNLYVLIRSTKRIKANIDNLRAALKLSDAELLVLLQGSGAKILDLSNEYLKNNMASLQERLLVLGCSEEDVKKLIVGYPMVLYIGATTLSIKLDCLLKGGITMKQILKKPKVLDYSTQNVTARLEELHEIGYNFEVNGIGILDLSQKRFAAKIEKLVISPD; this comes from the coding sequence ATGGCATCTCGGTTCAAAGCCATTATCGGCCTCCACAGATTATTCTCTCTTCAAAAAGCCTTTAAATGCGTGACAGTACAGTGCGCGACAGTCTTCCCTCTCCGGAGGTTTAACAGTGTGACCCCCAACGAGAATGAGCCCAAAGCATCTGTGAACCCTGAGAATGAGTCCTTGCTGGAGAACTTGAATCTGTTAGGGGTGGATGTGAAGATGGCACGCAAACGTCAACCAGGTGTTTTCCGTAGGGTCTTCACcaatgagcagtgcctggctAAGTTCCTGCAGGGCAAAGGTGCCAGCCGCCAGACCGTGGCTAGCATCATATCGCGTTACCCGCGCGCCATCACGCGCTCCCTGGAGTATCTGGAGCAGCGCTGGCAGCTGTGGAGGAACATCTTCCAGACTGACGAGGAGATTGTGAGCATCCTGGACCGCTCGCCTGAGTCCTTCTTCCGCTCCAGCGACAACAGCAAATTGGAGAAGAACATAGCCTACCTCTCTTCGCTGAAGCTGAGCAACAAGGACCTCCACCGGCTGCTCGCTACTGCGCCGCGCACCTTCTCCAACAGCCTGGAGCTCAACAGGCAGATGGTGGAGTTCCTGGAGGACGTCTGTGTCGAGCTCGGCGGGACTGGTCCCGAGGAGTTCGCCAAAGCAATCATATCCAGAAACCTCTACGTCCTTATCCGTAGCACAAAGAGAATCAAGGCCAACATTGATAACCTGCGAGCGGCTCTGAAACTGAGCGACGCCGAGCTCCTGGTCCTACTTCAAGGGTCCGGTGCAAAAATTCTGGACCTGTCCAACGAATACCTGAAAAATAACATGGCCAGCCTTCAGGAGAGGTTGCTTGTGTTGGGCTGTAGCGAAGAGGATGTCAAAAAGCTGATCGTCGGCTATCCGATGGTTCTGTACATCGGGGCGACGACGCTGAGCATTAAACTGGACTGTCTCCTCAAGGGAGGAATCACAATGAAGCAGATACTGAAGAAGCCCAAGGTGTTGGACTACAGTACGCAGAATGTCACAGCCAGATTAGAGGAGCTTCACGAGATTGGCTATAACTTCGAAGTGAACGGCATCGGCATCCTGGACTTGAGTCAGAAGCGATTTGCGGCCAAGATAGAGAAACTAGTCATTTCCCCCGATTAG
- the dus3l gene encoding tRNA-dihydrouridine(47) synthase [NAD(P)(+)]-like isoform X1 yields MCVDGQKTNKNKVPGTLCCIRLHTTLSNPNKRPGNNLSHKPADVMEKPAEETAVAKATRAAVKGEAALKPEFITSKDKFHEFLDSEGQSLKGGENKASEVPAEEPIRKKTKLDTEEIDKSAKPDGKRLRGQNKSRPHKKPTSYDEKRLCASVIRGNQECPYGDKCHFYHDAATYLASKPADIGERCHVYDTYGKCAYGLSCRFAKAHTTAELKSGENADVVKSCEGRTPVRNSLSKELQNRLRKHSVAFKKSAEYLKTLSNNKDKKEQQGNGAADLPADPTTEAKYESTDAEMQVSSAKTSTVRTIGALTDVDVVKLRACEKKQIDFQDKLYLAPLTTCGNLPFRRVCKRLGADITCGEMAMCTNLLQGQQSEWALLKRHESEDLFGVQVEGCFPDTMTRCAELINNNTEVDFVDINSGCPIDLVYKKGGGCGLMTRTRKFEQIVRGMNYVLEVPLTVKIRTGVQEKNNIAHKLIPEMKNWGISMITLHGRSREQRYTKLADWDYITTCSKLASPIPLFGNGDILSYEDAIKAKETGVSGIMIARGALVKPWLFTEIKERRHWDISSGERLDILREFSNFGLEHWGSDTRGVEKTRTFLLEWLSFMCRYIPVGLLERVPVKINERPPYYMGRNYLESLMASQNVGDWIRISEMLLGSVPPNFNFLPKHKANSYK; encoded by the exons atgtgtgtggacggccagaaaacaaacaaaaacaaagttccCGGCAccttgtgctgcatacggttacACACGACGCTGAGCAATCCCAACAAGAGgcctgggaataacctttcacat AAACCAGCAGATGTGATGGAAAAGCCTGCAGAGGAAACAGCAGTTGCAAAGGCGACAAGAGCCGCAGTCAAGGGTGAAGCAGCCCTCAAACCAGA ATTCATCACCAGCAAAGACAAATTCCACGAGTTTCTTGACTCAGAAGGGCAAAGCTTGAAGGGAGGTGAGAATAAGGCATCTGAGGTGCCCGCGGAGGAGCCcataagaaaaaagacaaagttgGACACTGAGGAGATCGACAAAAGCGCCAAACCGGACGGCAAACGCCTTAGGGGGCAGAACAAGTCGAGGCCACATAAGAAACCGACATCCTATGATGAAAAGAGGCTGTGTGCCTCTGTTATTCGG GGCAACCAGGAATGTCCCTACGGGGACAAGTGCCACTTCTACCACGATGCCGCCACCTACCTAGCCAGCAAGCCCGCCGACATCGGCGAACGCTGCCACGTATACGACACCTACGGGAAGTGCGCGTACGGCCTTTCCTGCCGCTTCGCCAAGGCGCACACCACGGCCGAGCTGAAGAGCGGCGAGAACGCGGACGTGGTGAAAAGCTGCGAGGGCCGCACGCCGGTGAGGAACAGCCTTAGTAAAGAGCTCCAGAATCGTCTGAGGAAGCATTCCGTCGCATTCAAGAAGTCGGCGGAGTACCTCAAGACACTTTCCAACAACAAGGATAAAAAAGAACAGCAGGGCAATG GGGCTGCTGACCTACCAGCAGATCCAACAACTGAGGCAAAGTATGAATCTACAGATGCAGAAATGCAG GTAAGCTCGGCGAAGACGTCCACCGTGCGCACTATTGGTGCGTTGACTGACGTGGATGTCGTCAAGTTGCGAGCGtgtgaaaaaaaacag ATCGACTTCCAAGACAAGCTCTACCTCGCACCGCTAACCACT TGTGGCAACCTGCCATTCCGCCGCGTGTGCAAGCGCCTGGGAGCGGACATCACTTGTGGCGAGATGGCCATGTGCACCAACCTGCTCCAGGGCCAGCAGTCCGAGTGGGCCCTGCTCAAGAGACACGAGAGCGAGGATCTCTTTGGAGTCCAG GTGGAGGGCTGCTTCCCCGACACCATGACGAGATGTGCCGAGCtcatcaacaacaacacagaggTGGACTTTGTGGACATAAACTCAGGGTGCCCCATTGACCTTGTCTATAAGAAG GGTGGAGGCTGTGGCTTAATGACGCGCACCCGCAAGTTTGAGCAGATAGTCCGGGGAATGAACTAT GTGCTGGAAGTCCCTTTAACGGTGAAGATCCGGACCGGCGTTCAGGAGAAGAACAACATTGCACATAAACTCATCCCTGAGATGAAGAATTGGGGCATTTCTATGATcaca CTGCATGGCCGCTCCAGAGAGCAGCGCTACACCAAGCTTGCTGACTGGGACTATATCACCACGTGCTCCAAGCTGGCCAGCCCCATCCCACTCTTTG GTAATGGGGATATTCTGTCCTATGAGGATGCCATAAAAGCCAAAGAGACGGGCGTTTCTGGGATCATGATTGCAAG GGGCGCTTTAGTGAAGCCGTGGCTCTTCACGGAAATCAAGGAGAGGCGGCACTGGGACATCTCGTCGGGCGAACGTCTGGACATCCTCCGGGAGTTCAGCAACTTCGGCCTGGAGCACTGGGGCTCGGACACACGCGGTGTGGAGAAGACGCGCACCTTCCTGCTTGAGTGGCTCTCCTTCATGTGCAG GTATATTCCAGTTGGGCTGCTGGAACGAGTGCCTGTGAAGATCAATGAGAGGCCTCCGTACTACATGGGGAGGAACTACCTGGAGTCTCTGATGGCGAGTCAAAACGTTGGAGACTGGATCAGGATCAG tgAAATGCTGCTTGGATCTGTGCCCCCAAATTTCAACTTCTTGCCCAAACACAAAGCCAACTCGTACAAGTGA
- the dus3l gene encoding tRNA-dihydrouridine(47) synthase [NAD(P)(+)]-like isoform X2 produces the protein MEKPAEETAVAKATRAAVKGEAALKPEFITSKDKFHEFLDSEGQSLKGGENKASEVPAEEPIRKKTKLDTEEIDKSAKPDGKRLRGQNKSRPHKKPTSYDEKRLCASVIRGNQECPYGDKCHFYHDAATYLASKPADIGERCHVYDTYGKCAYGLSCRFAKAHTTAELKSGENADVVKSCEGRTPVRNSLSKELQNRLRKHSVAFKKSAEYLKTLSNNKDKKEQQGNGAADLPADPTTEAKYESTDAEMQVSSAKTSTVRTIGALTDVDVVKLRACEKKQIDFQDKLYLAPLTTCGNLPFRRVCKRLGADITCGEMAMCTNLLQGQQSEWALLKRHESEDLFGVQVEGCFPDTMTRCAELINNNTEVDFVDINSGCPIDLVYKKGGGCGLMTRTRKFEQIVRGMNYVLEVPLTVKIRTGVQEKNNIAHKLIPEMKNWGISMITLHGRSREQRYTKLADWDYITTCSKLASPIPLFGNGDILSYEDAIKAKETGVSGIMIARGALVKPWLFTEIKERRHWDISSGERLDILREFSNFGLEHWGSDTRGVEKTRTFLLEWLSFMCRYIPVGLLERVPVKINERPPYYMGRNYLESLMASQNVGDWIRISEMLLGSVPPNFNFLPKHKANSYK, from the exons ATGGAAAAGCCTGCAGAGGAAACAGCAGTTGCAAAGGCGACAAGAGCCGCAGTCAAGGGTGAAGCAGCCCTCAAACCAGA ATTCATCACCAGCAAAGACAAATTCCACGAGTTTCTTGACTCAGAAGGGCAAAGCTTGAAGGGAGGTGAGAATAAGGCATCTGAGGTGCCCGCGGAGGAGCCcataagaaaaaagacaaagttgGACACTGAGGAGATCGACAAAAGCGCCAAACCGGACGGCAAACGCCTTAGGGGGCAGAACAAGTCGAGGCCACATAAGAAACCGACATCCTATGATGAAAAGAGGCTGTGTGCCTCTGTTATTCGG GGCAACCAGGAATGTCCCTACGGGGACAAGTGCCACTTCTACCACGATGCCGCCACCTACCTAGCCAGCAAGCCCGCCGACATCGGCGAACGCTGCCACGTATACGACACCTACGGGAAGTGCGCGTACGGCCTTTCCTGCCGCTTCGCCAAGGCGCACACCACGGCCGAGCTGAAGAGCGGCGAGAACGCGGACGTGGTGAAAAGCTGCGAGGGCCGCACGCCGGTGAGGAACAGCCTTAGTAAAGAGCTCCAGAATCGTCTGAGGAAGCATTCCGTCGCATTCAAGAAGTCGGCGGAGTACCTCAAGACACTTTCCAACAACAAGGATAAAAAAGAACAGCAGGGCAATG GGGCTGCTGACCTACCAGCAGATCCAACAACTGAGGCAAAGTATGAATCTACAGATGCAGAAATGCAG GTAAGCTCGGCGAAGACGTCCACCGTGCGCACTATTGGTGCGTTGACTGACGTGGATGTCGTCAAGTTGCGAGCGtgtgaaaaaaaacag ATCGACTTCCAAGACAAGCTCTACCTCGCACCGCTAACCACT TGTGGCAACCTGCCATTCCGCCGCGTGTGCAAGCGCCTGGGAGCGGACATCACTTGTGGCGAGATGGCCATGTGCACCAACCTGCTCCAGGGCCAGCAGTCCGAGTGGGCCCTGCTCAAGAGACACGAGAGCGAGGATCTCTTTGGAGTCCAG GTGGAGGGCTGCTTCCCCGACACCATGACGAGATGTGCCGAGCtcatcaacaacaacacagaggTGGACTTTGTGGACATAAACTCAGGGTGCCCCATTGACCTTGTCTATAAGAAG GGTGGAGGCTGTGGCTTAATGACGCGCACCCGCAAGTTTGAGCAGATAGTCCGGGGAATGAACTAT GTGCTGGAAGTCCCTTTAACGGTGAAGATCCGGACCGGCGTTCAGGAGAAGAACAACATTGCACATAAACTCATCCCTGAGATGAAGAATTGGGGCATTTCTATGATcaca CTGCATGGCCGCTCCAGAGAGCAGCGCTACACCAAGCTTGCTGACTGGGACTATATCACCACGTGCTCCAAGCTGGCCAGCCCCATCCCACTCTTTG GTAATGGGGATATTCTGTCCTATGAGGATGCCATAAAAGCCAAAGAGACGGGCGTTTCTGGGATCATGATTGCAAG GGGCGCTTTAGTGAAGCCGTGGCTCTTCACGGAAATCAAGGAGAGGCGGCACTGGGACATCTCGTCGGGCGAACGTCTGGACATCCTCCGGGAGTTCAGCAACTTCGGCCTGGAGCACTGGGGCTCGGACACACGCGGTGTGGAGAAGACGCGCACCTTCCTGCTTGAGTGGCTCTCCTTCATGTGCAG GTATATTCCAGTTGGGCTGCTGGAACGAGTGCCTGTGAAGATCAATGAGAGGCCTCCGTACTACATGGGGAGGAACTACCTGGAGTCTCTGATGGCGAGTCAAAACGTTGGAGACTGGATCAGGATCAG tgAAATGCTGCTTGGATCTGTGCCCCCAAATTTCAACTTCTTGCCCAAACACAAAGCCAACTCGTACAAGTGA
- the LOC133470952 gene encoding zona pellucida sperm-binding protein 4-like, with protein MACLWPLVVLTWGLLVLGREQEDETALFEEEPKTEMLDDDGVNSNDYDDDDDDFPDPDGVKTLEPEPVKGGGATLAIQEEFVGSPPRGWTSTTDPSQSGLRVTCDDEGFRIFLVAGQFSDVKVLGSEDTSADHTQCGLNVSRFENTLTVPFTGCHVETTNGYSLQLLYEDEFGEARVATVSCRPESAPGLQSRAGVPPGTPASRCRTPPPPQTPPRAQHCAVAPEEQLPCGHSGILPADCETKGCCVNPFSYECYYPMDECTVDLHFVFIIRSTYTSLPLNPTHLVIPGTDCKPVVVNVNFAIFKFKVTECGTRTYDIGMTRFYLAEVQTLVRALNLKYGIITRTDPLRFLVECRYHLAARDQQPFASVGYMVKIPSRNLPSSIPSDGLYGVQLRIATDKTFSTFLPSFPTLRYILGKPVYLELSILSPKPNATILVKYCLAYPRSATNALVLVYEGCANPNDPNVAILQVSNLQQNCHQRHFEVKAFQFMDVKTKRYLDEQIHFMCSSEVCWSDEKTCEEPCFDGKVP; from the exons ATGGCTTGCCTTTGGCCGCTGGTGGTCCTGACCTGGGGTCTTCTGGTTTTGGGACGGGAACAGGAAGATGAAACGGCACTTTTTGAAGAGGAACCCAAGACTGAAATGTTGGATGACGACGGTGTTAACAGCAATGATTacgatgacgacgatgacgatTTTCCTGATCCTGATGGAGTGAAAACATTGGAACCCGAACCTGTAAAAGGGGGCGGGGCGACACTCGCAATCCAGGAGGAATTCGTCGGGTCCCCTCCAAGGGGATGGACAAGCACCACCGACCCGAGTCAAAGTGGACTCCGAGTAACGTGTGACGACGAAGGCTTCAGGATCTTTCTCGTGGCTGGTCAGTTCAGTGATGTAAAGGTTTTGG GCTCTGAGGACACATCTGCTGATCACACTCAATGTGGTCTCAACGTGAGCCGTTTCGAGAACACCTTAACCGTGCCTTTTACCGGCTGCCACGTGGAGACT ACCAACGGCTACAGCCTGCAACTGTTGTATGAAGATGAGTTCGGTGAGGCCCGAGTCGCCACGGTGTCGTGCCGTCCGGAGTCCGCCCCTGGCCTGCAGTCTCGCGCCGGCGTCCCACCTGGCACACCTGCGTCAAGGTGCCGCACGCCGCCACCACCGCAAACACCACCAAGGGCACAAC ACTGTGCCGTGGCCCCTGAAGAGCAGCTGCCTTGTGGCCATTCTGGAATATTGCCTGCTGATTGTGAGACCAAGGGATGCTGTGTGAATCCTTTTTCATATGAATGCTACTATCCAATGGAcg AGTGCACGGTAGAtctccattttgttttcatcatccGCTCCACATACACATCCTTGCCTCTGAACCCCACCCACCTGGTGATTCCTGGAACAGACTGCAAACCCGTTGTGGTGAATGTCAACTTTGCCATCTTTAAGTTCAAAGTAACCGAATGTGGGACACGCACATAT GACATTGGCATGACAAGGTTCTACCTGGCTGAGGTCCAGACTCTAGTACGAGCTCTGAACCTCAAGTACGGCATCATCACAAGAACGGATCCATTAAG GTTCCTGGTGGAGTGTCGCTACCATTTAGCTGCTCGCGACCAGCAGCCGTTCGCCAGTGTCGGCTACATGGTGAAGATCCCGAGTCGCAACCTTCCGTCGTCCATCCCCTCTGATGGTTTATACGGCGTTCAATTGAGGATTGCTACAG ATAAGACCTTTTCTACTTTCCTGCCTTCTTTCCCAACGTTGCGGTACATCCTGGGGAAACCGGTTTATTTGGAACTGAGCATATTGTCTCCCAAACCCAACGCGACTATTCTGGTCAAGTACTGTCTGGCGTACCCTCGCTCTGCAACGAACGCCCTGGTGCTTGTTTACGAAGG GTGTGCCAACCCTAATGACCCAAATGTGGCCATCCTGCAAGTGAGCAACTTGCAACAAAATTGCCACCAGAGGCATTTTGAGGTCAAGGCATTTCAGTTTATGGACGTTAAGACTAAGAGGTACCTTGATGAACAA ATCCACTTCATGTGCTCTTCGGAGGTTTGCTGGTCTGATGAGAAGACTTGTGAAGAGCCCTGCTTTGATGGAAAA GTACCATAA